A genomic window from Triticum urartu cultivar G1812 chromosome 7, Tu2.1, whole genome shotgun sequence includes:
- the LOC125524831 gene encoding mavicyanin-like gives MEIRRRRALAMALAAVLAAVTVARVATAATSYTVGAPDGLWDMHTDYAEWVAARTFHPGDNITFTYSRELHDVVEVGKAGYDACSSANNVSAFRSGNDVVALTTVGTRYFLCGLTGHCDSGMKIRVDVVAASTGPVAAPPTTSAGGNVVAGLGALVVTHALLASISVW, from the exons ATGGAGATCAGGCGGCGGCGGGCACTGGCGATGGCCCTGGCGGCGGTGCTGGCCGCCGTGACTGTTGCTCGGGTGGCCACGGCTGCGACAAGTTACACGGTGGGGGCGCCGGATGGGCTGTGGGACATGCACACGGACTATGCTGAGTGGGTCGCCGCCAGGACGTTCCACCCCGGCGACAACATCA CGTTTACGTACTCGAGGGAGCTGCACGACGTGGTGGAGGTGGGCAAGGCCGGCTACGACGCCTGCTCCAGCGCAAACAACGTCTCCGCCTTCCGCTCCGGCAACGACGTCGTCGCGCTCACCACCGTCGGCACGCGCTACTTCCTCTGCGGCCTCACCGGCCACTGCGACAGCGGAATGAAGATCAGGGTCGACGTGGTCGCCGCGTCCACCGGTCCCGTAGCCGCGCCGCCCACCACGTCTGCCGGGGGTAACGTCGTCGCAGGCCTTGGCGCGCTCGTGGTGACGCATGCTCTCCTTGCCAGCATCAGCGTCTGGTGA
- the LOC125521434 gene encoding uclacyanin 1-like, whose protein sequence is MAAATRALLVAAVTAAALFGTALGATYTVGAPAGSWDLRTNYTRWTSTIRFYTGDELRFQYPAAAHNVVEVTKTAYDNCSSSSPVATFPSGNDVIPLAAVGTRYFICGLPGHCAGGMKVQVNVQSKVVRCRRRGTRQRCTQTTPQPSSAAQAGAEPVLALGLAAVLAGLMLLY, encoded by the coding sequence ATGGCGGCAGCTACCAGAGCTCTCCTTGTTGCCGCAGTGACCGCGGCGGCGCTGTTCGGCACGGCGCTCGGCGCCACCTACACAGTCGGCGCACCGGCCGGGTCATGGGACCTCCGGACAAACTACACCCGATGGACTTCCACCATCAGGTTCTACACCGGCGACGAGCTCCGGTTCCAGTACCCCGCTGCGGCGCACAACGTGGTGGAGGTGACCAAGACGGCCTACGACAACTGCAGCAGCTCTAGTCCCGTCGCCACGTTCCCGAGCGGCAACGATGTCATTCCGCTCGCCGCCGTCGGGACCCGGTACTTCATCTGCGGCCTGCCGGGGCACTGCGCCGGTGGCATGAAGGTACAGGTCAACGTCCAGTCCAAGGTAGTGAGATGCCGAAGGAGAGGGACGAGGCAGCGGTGCACACAGACAACGCCACAGCCGAGCTCGGCGGCTCAGGCTGGTGCTGAGCCTGTGCTAGCGCTCGGGCTGGCCGCCGTCTTGGCTGGCTTGATGCTTCTCTACTAG